The following is a genomic window from Agelaius phoeniceus isolate bAgePho1 unplaced genomic scaffold, bAgePho1.hap1 Scaffold_108, whole genome shotgun sequence.
ACATTCAAAGTCCAAAGTTTCATTAACTTTTAATGGGTACAACTGAGGGACACAACTCATGtgaaaatgtccccaggttccaggtagagcagaacactggaggcactgatgagagctggggacaagcaagggaAACGTGTCTCTGGTGCTGGGCAAACCtagatgtgtttcaggaatgcaaagggccaaggcctgagccccagcccctggccaggcagatcctgtccctccctcattgctcagggctcttgctggggcactggcatgtggggatgggcaatgccaagggcaggagcatggggcggcccctgccaggctgctgagcagggacaaggaggcaatgaggccccaggcctgcaagggtcacttgtcccctgctggcctcaggcccagggccagcagccatggccaaagtgctgcaggagttggctctggcagggctgtcttgcagctgctgcccatgcctgtgtcctgtgcagcccaggctgtcctacggtgtccctgccctgcgcctctgtccctgcaggctgtgggcatcccccggctgccccacctggctgggcccttcctttgctgacagctctgcctcctgcctgcctcttcCTGCCCACATAAAGCCTTGgactgctccaggctcctgctggggcacgtgttgcaccacagccctgccctgccaggaaattcctttctgctgctgcccgGTCTGGGCCTCCCCAGTGTCCCTTGGTGCCATTATTTCCTTGTCATGCTTATATCCtctaggaagaaaagctccagactctctgaaaccacccttcagcccctgccaggctactcctgttctgtcctcagtctccaccctaCTGAGCCCAGATCCTGCAGCCTCTACCTGCAGGTTATGAGATGaggcctccaaaccccatcttggAAGATGTCTGGGTCCTCTCCAATGTctgtgaaaatgggaaaataactGCCAAAGGTATTTTCTTGCAATTTTGCAGTGGCAGAACAAGGGTCAATAACTCTAAAGTGAATGAGTCTGGATTTCCATTTGTTAGAAGGAGAAAATGATTTACAATGATGAGAGTGGAACAAAACTGCAACTCTTTTGCCAGAGAAGTGGATGTGCCATCCTAGGTATTGTCCAGGATCAGGAGCTTTGTGCAACCTGACATAGGGAAACCCCTTTCCCTCCCCATGGATGGAATTCCtgtagtgtgggttctctgattTTCTGGGTGCCCTCACAAGTCTTGTGGCCAGAATGTCTgttgagggcagccaggctgctgcaggggcagtgacctcacagccatcaccatggcagccctgtccccccgcctggctgtgccctttgttctgcccctgccttggctctgctggcatgaagagttttgtcattgatatcttgtccccaaggtgctggggccaatggcttcccagtcaggctcctggagcacaagtggcttttcagaggccagccaggaatgagccctgaggcagcagctctgcagtggtggccaccaggccgggctgccaagggaggcttctggccatggcctgcaagcagctgctgctgccaaggtgcctttggtgcctcaggctctccctggcacagctcccagcacggcactctgcccttgtgcccgaggccttccctgtgctggggctggcctggggcttttcctgcagcgggacctgccctgctgatggcacaggaaaggcagctcctgctggagcaggaggctctgcctgcaatgggctccaacaactccagcaaggaCCTGTTGACTTCAAAATTGCTGCCTAGAGCAGAAGATTCTAATTGTTAGAGGTCCTTTGCTGTGGAGGAAAGAATTCTGATCAAGATCTTTCCCTCTAATCATGATCACAATCAATCCGAGCTGTATTTCTAGAAATCTGTCTGGTATTCAATCATGAAACCAGTGGGACAAATTGCATTAAAGTTCAATTCCCCCTGTCCAATGTCTTGTACCTTTGACAAAGTCTGGGGCTAGCATTGGatccagctgttcccagtcTCCTTTCTGAGAAGGAATTTGAGAAGTTATGGGGTCCTGCAGGGGTTTTGGCGTTCTGTGGTGGCTGCTGGGTGTCATTTCTCTACCTCATGACTCAGCAGGAGTTTCtccaagaaagaaacaaagcttttgcctgaagctcccactgtggccatgacaggaacccctgtgagtgtctgggccatcccggctctttggcagcctggggactcctgggatgtcaccgtggagcccccgtgagtgcctgtgacagatgggtgcctttgcaacccaaggtgccctgggatgtcaccatggaatggctgtgactgcctccgaccacagggctctttaccatccccagaaagccctgggaggtctccatggagcccctgtctctgtgtgtgacattccagctcatGAAGAggctggagactcttggaaaatCCCCATGGAACCCATCTGAGTGCCTGTGGCAACTcagatccttagcaggcaaccatcaccagaatccattgctatggtcagtttccatggcaaccatcaccagcctccctgttgctatggtcagtttccatggcaaccatcaccatcCCCCTGTGTCTATGGTCAGTcccctggcagctccatggagaccccatcccaggggtggttgccatggacaccagctcaggcctgcagccagagttctgttgccatggaaaccattggcagccccatccccaggctcatgggatcccagagccacagaattggcggagctgggaggggcccatcaggatcctccagtccaactgctggccctgcacaggacaccccaacaatgccagcctgggcctggcagcgctggccaaacgctgctgcagctcagagagccctggagctgggacccttccctggggagcctggccagggccccagcagcctctgggcaaaaaccttttcctgacatccaacctgagcctgccccgactcagctgcagccgttccctccactcctgtccctgggcaccagagggaagaggttcccacagccccagccagggacccgctcccaaggctgctgccagggccaccagggctggcaccagctgggatgctcagtCTCCATGggcagggcttcaggaatgggattccccagtttcctgctcccgctaaaaccgtgctgcccctcgctgccctcccgcctcccatggaaagcacaaaaggcaaagatcccgggctgggataagaacaacttattgggaacagcaacgagataaggaacaaacaggaacaacaacaacatggataacagaagggataagaaaaactttttacagggaaaactacaacaccACTGACTGTCTTCTCCCAGCCATGTGTTTccccctgcctggaaaggacacccttctcctcacagcagacagagagagtATCTTTCCTGCCCCTTGAAATGACCTGAAGtaggagtgaatgtaatgacacagccatggccagaccctcataaCCTTGGacccacatcatgtcattggcaggggcaggaaaagggacaggtgtcttcccagcatggatcacagggaacgtAGATAACCAGGGCTCTTTCCAACGTGGGACCTCCAATGGGGGATGATGCTGGAGCAGTGCAcaaagctcttcctgcagttggggcatttgcagggcttccctCACTGGTGCTtccgttggtgtctggtcaagtgagagtCACagctgaagctcatcccacattccccacactcgtagggcctctccccggtgtggatgtaccggtgggtgatgaggtgggagttttgcttgaagcccttaccgcagtcagggcagcggaatgGCCTCTCCTCGGTGTGAATCCGCTCGTGCACGAGGAGCTGGGATCTGGtccgaaacctcttcccacacttgggacactcatagggcctctctccagtgtggatgcgctgatggctgatgaggtgggagttgtgcttgaagcccttcccgcagtcagggcagcggaagggcctctcctctgtgtgaatccgctGGTGCAGCAGAAgattggagctggtctgaaacctcttctgacactcaggacactcgtagggcctctccccagtgtggatcatctggtggacACTCAggtcagagctgcagctgaagcccttcccacactccccacactcgtaggcccattccccagtgtgggtcatctggtggcggatcagggtgttgctctggctgaagctcttcccacactccaagcacttgtagggcttctccccatcgtGAAGCTGCTCAtgcaccaccagctctgagccctggcttaagctctgtccaccttcctggctcagggtgggtctttcctcctcagagcccaATGGGCTGAGTTTGGTGCCCCTCCTCCTGAGGGACCTCTGGgacttttcctccccattgcaTTCCTGCACAGTAGACCtgctcaaaatggcctcttccatgaggttctgctgcagggatttgtcctccctggtctccatcctcagcttcttgtTTGGAGGACGAAGGACAAGgtcaggatgggatttgcctctgtgccacagggaaggggaaggagatcccccagTGATTCCCCGGCAGGACAGCATTGGCAGAgaggctgtcctgcagctgggggccATGATGGGCTGGGacatggagcaggagagagggggaaaggggcactgacttcctcctcacctgcccgGGTGTCCTGGGACATTGTCTCAGTTTgaacagacaggtgtctgctaaagAAGGCaagagcctcccttgaaatggaaaatgtaaaccccctccctccaaattactagaattttgaaattaagggtaTCTCAGGAAAAagtatgggaataggaataacaatTCTTGAActaggaaaattttaaaaatacaaaggccgttttacaaaaaaaccccactcacCAGATCAGAATACGACGTGACACCCTGCGGGTCAGGCTGCTGGTAGCAGTCCTatgaaatggtggctgcagagctcctgcagtgaAAGATATGGTTCTGTTaggatcctgtagaagggtggaattttcctctgaaggtccagtggtggtggtgttgggcctggtcttcctctgggaatcctgtggagaagaaagctgcttcTCTGAGAATCCAGTGGGAAGAGGCTGATGTGGTGTCCCAAGGATGCAGTTATATCCAGGTAcaaatgcttggctcctccccctgggcggagcatctcacaatgggatgatgtggtttttatcagtcatgcagtgacactcaatggcccattaagaGAAGATATTTCCCAGAAGatggattggttgtggaagagataaagaaaactgcccaattaacagaagataaatGCTCCAGTTCTAACAGATGGGTGATGATCCCACAGCCTGTGAATTCAGGGAGTGCTCAACATCATggttccttctcctttccctgatcctcctttgtccctcctcttcctcccactcctcatc
Proteins encoded in this region:
- the LOC129132367 gene encoding uncharacterized protein LOC129132367 is translated as MEEAVLSDSRVEESNREENPQRLYRKRGYKASPVCSEEERPTLSQAGGQGFSQSSELVAHEQLHDGEKPYKCLACGKSFRKSSHLIRHQMIHTGEWAYECGECGKGFSCSSDLIRHQRIHTGERPYECPKCGKRFQTSSSLLLHERIHTQERPFRCPDCGKGFKHNSHLITHRRIHTGERPYECSQCGQSLSQGSELVVHEQLHDGEKPYKCLECGKSFSQSNTLIRHQMTHTGEWAYECGECGKGFSCSSDLSVHQMIHTGERPYECPECQKRFQTSSNLLLHQRIHTEERPFRCPDCGKGFKHNSHLISHQRIHTGERPYECPKCGKRFRTRSQLLVHERIHTEERPFRCPDCGKGFKQNSHLITHRYIHTGERPYECGECGMSFSCDSHLTRHQRKHQ